The sequence TTTCTAATGATTATTTTCTCTACATAAATTTTATCTTTTAACCATGCAAACTCAAAGACTTTTGTATTCTCTGACCAATTCGCCATTCCCCTCATCTCTGAAATGCTGACCGGAATCATTCCTGTCAATCTGTTCATTGAGAGGTCTAATATTTGAAGAGACGGTATTTTGCTTACATCAGCAGGTACAGTTCCTTCAAATTTGTTTGATCTtaaaatcaaaatcttaagattagAAAGCTCTTGAATCCCATTTGAAGAAATATTCCCTGTTAGTCTGTTGTCCCCCACATCCAATATCTGCAACTGTTTACAATTTGCAAGTGTTGGCAGAGTCCCATTTAGATTATTTCCCCCGATTTTTAGTGTTTGAAGCGAAATCATGCTTCCCGACTCCGCTGGCAACTCACCTTCTAAACAATTTTTCTCCAAATTCAATACCACAAGAGAACTACAGTTTGCAAGAGATGCTGGAATCTTACCTGTGAGACTGTTATATGAAAAATCCAGAATCTTCATATTCCGGGACGGTATATTACACAGGGTTGGTGGGATCCTACCGCTGAGATTGTTGTGAAAGAGCGACAAATATCTAAGAAAATAATCCCCAATTTCAGGTGGAATGGATGCAGAAAAGTGATTTTCAGACAGGTCTAACACAACCACTGAAGGAGGAGGAAGTGGAAGCTGATCTTGTAAGTCATTGCTATGCAAGTCAAGAACCTTTAGGGTCTTCGGGCCCATCAGCATAGAAGGTAAAGCGCCTGAAAATTTATTATGAGACAGGTTGAGCTGTACAAGAACAGGGGAATCCCATATCCACGCAGGAATATTGCCCCATAATCTATTATCAGACAAATCCAAAATGGAAATACTAGTTTGAGTTACTAAGAAGGTTGGCAACTCACCCTCCATGTTGCATGATCTTAGTTTCAATGTTCTAAACAAGTTTTGGGGAATCCAAGTCGGACTGATTTTCACAGTTAACGCATTGTTCGAAATGTCTAGAGATACCAGACTGGAGAGATTATGAAGGTGGGACTCTGAAAGATTGCCCCTTAACCGATTGGAGGATAGGGAAAGAACCTTCAATTTAGCTAGATTTGAAATGTTGCGAGGTATGGCACCTGTTAACAGGTTGTTGCTTAGATCAAGCGTACTGAGGGAAAGGAGTTGAACAACGGAAGCCGGGAATTTGTCACTCAAGAGATTATTGCTCAGATCAAGCAGACCAAGGGGCTTGATGTTGGCCAAGGAGGGAATTGTGCCGTTCAGTTCATTGTAGCTCAGATCAAGCCATTTGAGGGAGGTAAGATTCACGTCAGGGGATGGAATGGGACCGGTCAATAGGTTATGACTCAAGTCAACATACCGGAGCTTCCCAAATGCATCGAACAACATGGAGGGGATGCTACCCTTCAACTGGTTGAATGAAAGATCGATGTAGGCCAAAGGAAATGGAGTTTCTAAAGGACGCTTAACCCCAAACGATGGTATACTTCCTTTTAATTTGTTATTTGAGATATCCAACATTACAAGTGCTGTAAGATTTGCAATGGTGGGAGGAAGCTTACCTTGAACAGAGCAGTCGGATAGATCGAAGAAAGTTAACGAGGAGATGTTGGCAATTGAATCTGGAATAGCTCCTCCTACATTCGTTGCTGTAAGAACAAGGCTCTTAAGCCTGGAAGAGTGTCGCGGCAGAATGGTTGAAAGATTCCCTCCCAAATCCAGATTGGCAGAGAAGTCAACTTCTTGCAGGTTTGGAAGGCTCAACAGATCAGAAGGGATGGAACCATTGAGCTCGCAGCTGCTAATCTTGAGAGAAACCAGCTTGGAAAGGTTGTGGAAGCGAGCAGGTATGGACGAGAAGAAGGAATTGCCACCAAGTTGGAGGTGGGTTAAACTGCTAAGATTTGCAAGGGAAAGGGGAATTGGGCCAGAAAGCATACAGTTGGACATTTGAAGACGCCTGAGACTGTACATGTCGGAGATAGCTTTGCCCCATTCATCGCTTGTCACTTGCAACATATTCACCCCGTCCAGCAGCAGCTCCTCTAAAACCCTCATGTTTCCTGTCCACATCTTCATGTCATCAATTGTGATggaggaagaggaaatgtagtaaTTGGTGGAAAGATCCAGGAAGCGCAAAGTGGACATGTTGCCCAACTCCCTGGGAATCTTTCCCACAAATCCAGCATTTGATAAGTTCAAATACTGCAAATATTTCAGCGTGGGGAGTTCCTGAGGGACAGCAACACCGTTGAAAGCGTTGTAGCTCAAATCCAAGACTTGTAACATCTTCAGATCAAACAGAGGAGAAAGAACGTCTCTTCTATTACTCTCAACAGAAGGTGAACCGAGATAAATCTGGGAACCGGAACCAACACCACTGGTTGAATCCTGCAAAGCCATTGCCGGATTGTTGCCGAAAGGATTGTGGAGATCCAACCGAATGACGTGCTTTCTGCTATTATCACATTTGATTCCTTCCCAGTTGCAACAGTCGGTGGAATCATTCCACGTTTTCAGTCGACCAGAGGGGTCGTGAAGACCCCGTTTGAAATCCAAGAGGATTTTTCGTTCATCGTCTGGACAACAAGATACCCAACAAATCGGCAGCAATAGGGCAAACCCAAACAACTTCCAGACCACAGTCTCTGAGAATTTCATTGGGTTTTCTTCAATTTCGTTCTTTGAAACACCTGCAATCAACATCCCCTCCCAAAAACATGACGACAGCCCATCATGAGCAGAATAATATGGAGCAGCAAACCAGTTCGTTTGCTATTGTTTAGGACTATCCAAACCCTATCGAAAATCGATAAAAATCAAGGATAACTTCGTACCAATTTGCAACCTGCCAATAACCACGCCTTTCACCGACGAGTACAAAACTCAATTGATTAAATTGGCACGGCTATGACTGTGAAACTCAACAATAAGAAAAATATGGGAACGAAGTCGTAGAAAAAGCTTATAGACGGGACAGCCCATTAAAGTTGTATTGAATTTCAACGAAGGTTCATAAACGCGTAGACTTCAGACTGCGACTAAAAGCGTGTCATATAATTAAATTCTAGATGGAAGAAAATAGCGAAGACGTAAAACAAACGGCAGGGAAAACTTATCCAAAATTGGTCTGGAAACAATTCGTAGCCGTTGGAATTCCCCAGGGAACTGGGTCTTGTGGGGGAGGGGATTTTTAATCAATTTTGTTTGCATATTAAAATCTGGATTGCTGTTCACGCATGTGGACAGAATTAGTCGCGATAGGAAACAGCCACGTTATCATAGCTAGTCTTTTGTCTGTACCGTATTCTTTACTGCATCATGTGATTACACATAAAATAATACCCTAAATGTATAGTCGGGAATATAAATAAGTTGTCTTTTGGATAAACTAATACTCTTTTTCACCCACGAAGATGCCAAGAGGATATAAATAGGTAATACCTATTATCGATGTGAAAATAAGACACATGTATAGTTTCTAATGGTACGTTGTTTTTGGTACACGGGAAGAGTATTCCTAGTTGTTATAGTTTTAATAATGATTTACTTTTTATGTATTCAATCTtctaattactaactttaaagaaatttaaaaaataactaaaattttatgaataaatttcacatgtatcaatagtCACTCACTTTTTAGTATTTTTGGATCATAATTGATCCATTAGTGTACTTGACTAATGGGGACTTTGTGCACAAGTattgggacatttgtgcataagtattgacaattttaagtgtaCGATTATTGGAGCATATTTAAGTAGGTAttaggtgacactttgaaatgtgtacattTTTACCCTTGCACCCATAATGGATCCCACAACATGCATTGTTACTACCTAGacgccaaaacaatagctataagcaatctAGTCACATATGGaggcaacaaaaaaaaaatcatcgaaATCTAATGTAcggtttaggatctgtgggtgcgagAAGTTAGCTATAACAATTATTGGTACACTTCCCCTAACTGGGTCatatatgtgtttaatattatatttattggttatttttgtttccaattttaatttaatttgtttatctatctaattttaataattaaataaagtcTAATCTATAATCCACTCTTATCAAACACTATCCAATTTGACCATTTGTCCAAGTCTTCTTGGTGATGAGATCATCCTTGTAGTCATGATCTTGATTCATTGATATTAAAATTCAAACATTTTAGTTGTCTAGTATCCTATTACATGTTTGTTCCAAGCTGACCATGCACAAATCTTCATAATTTTGTGTTATGTTCATGCCTAAAGGGACATCAATTTGTATTTGTTTCAACAAACAAACATCTTCGAGCTCACAAATAGATGCAAACACACATATCAATATAAGGGCATTCAAGaacaatcattctcatttcatctacCATGCACTCATCACCGCATGTGAATCATCTAGAAACCATTTTAGAATTTATTGCATGTTCGAAAAATGTTATCTATTAAGATATTTTTTAATAACACTAAATTAATAGAAAAATCCTTAGTGTGAAGAGGCTATGATTACCTAGAAGTCTATTTTATGGAACCCATAGGGAAAAATCTATAGATAATCAAAGACCATGTTTGTGGGTACAAAGAAAGCTTGCAACCACAAACTAGATCTAAAACAACAAGGTTCACCTAGCACAAGGTAAAGAAGAACCTTATCATTTTGATGCATACACATGGTTGTCTAGCACATTTCCAGATTTCAAGACACACAAATCTTGATATCTTCATCAATTGGAACACGTTCTTCAATCGCAAATCTAATCAATCTctctttatttattattgattatgGCATGATTATACTTTGTTTGGGCTTGCTTGATTTGATCCACTCTACTCTAACAACTTATTtaatatatacaattttttttttaggtactttatttaattaactaaactAGAATAAACCCCCACAAGGggtgatttatttcctttttgtttggtTGCACTTTATAATCTTACTAAACTTTACAACCCTAATTAGTTTTATTATTTgtaattcaattttaattttttgatttcctAGATCTAATCTACCCTTGGTCTTTAAAACTTATAGAGAGATCTATCTCTTCTCCTTACATTTGGTGATTGACTTTATTGCCTACCACTGTGGCAATTATACCCACCCTTGATTTGACCTAGAGTTTATCTTTTAGAATAATTTCTCTTCTAGTTTAAGACTAATATTTTGAAACATAATAGATTTGTACTGACTTATAAATTTCTCTAGTTCTAATTGATCAACTTTCCCCATCACCTAAGATTTTTCACAATTAAATAATGATATTATTTAATTATGCCTATATTCTCTCAACACATTCGAAGAATAAACCCAAGAATATAGCCTTACTAGATGCACATCCCTTACTTTTCATATGGTCTCAACCACATTTTACTAAATTTGGTATTTCCATCAAAGTCATTTACAAACTCCATCTTATCCGTCCATTCCCTCCCTAACCTTTGAAAAATCCTCTCAACCAttaatttcataattatattttaacCATCCATTCCTCCCAAAATTTTATAAATCTAGGCACCCTTTCACTCATTTCATAATCCATTATCATTTGAGCTAAGTACATGCTATCAAACCATTCAACAATGGATATTATGATAATATttgatttgattgtttgatgttATGCTTCATTGCTTTGTTGAATTCTCTTTTGTTGATATCTATCTAGAGGcttttattttgtttgaataggaacATACATGCTTGTTTTCTTCCATGTTAACTTAaaacatttttctttattttttggtgACTTTTCAAGGTAGAATATCCCTTATCTCACTTCATTTTGTGTGTTTGTACCCTATGTTTAGTTTGCATTAACTGGTTTGGGTAGGTTTGTGAGTGGTTTTAGAGGTCCACTTTTTCTAGGTACACTGAAGAGCAAAATGGACATGTCATTGCATCTAAAGTAGCTGAGAAATAAAATTTTACATATTGCACTTTGTTTTGTTGATACTTTTTTTGAGTTATTTGTAGGTGTTTTCAAAAGTGATCTCGGGTGAAAACTATACAATCATACAATTGCATAGAGTATGATTCTTACATCTAAATTATGAAAAAATGGAAAGGATATATAGTGATTCGAAAGGAATATACATGGTAAATTTTAGCATATACACATTATATTTTGTAGGACATATTCATACATGAGTCTACGCAACATGTTAAAATAGACAAAGTTGAAAAAGAATACGCAAGTAGAGGACATATGCACACCATGTATACACTCTACACTTGCATATATACACAAATGACTATGAGATATACAAGTGATCACCAATGCACAACAAATATCTATtcattatttttcatgttttttaaagaactagatttaaattttatttaaaatccaaaaaaaagagtATATTTTCATTTGAAGTTTGTAGAATTGGACCATTTAAAGCCAAATTTATAAAAATTTTTTATCAAGTTTCACAAGATATTTAGCTAGAACTCATAAATATTGAAATCCATAAGTTTATTTGAAATCTACCTTCAAGTTTTCTCTAAATCCAGTGAAAATAATTATCTCCTATGTGGCCTCTTTTTCTTTGAGAGATTCGCTTGTAAATTGTTTGAAATCCTATTTTAAATTGCATTAAAAATCACCAAAAGTACataaaatttaatttcattaaaatcTGATGGTTTAGTTATCTGTAATAATCTTTATAAGTCCATGCCATTTATTTATTGTCTTTAGCTCTTGGTCACATTGATGACCAAGAGCTTTGTGTCCATAAGCCCTCAATCATCTCAATTCCTTAGTCCTTAATCATATCAAGTGCTTAGGCACTTAGATTTAGACTCCTCATACCTTTAGCTCTTCAACACTTAATTGTTGGTCACCTAGCTAACTAGATGCTAGCAAAAAGGGGCTTAAGCACTTAAAGTGTTGGGAAATAATGAATCAATACCTTGTTCATTTTATCCATTTTCTACATAATCCATGAGATAAAAGTATACGTATAAgattacaaaataaatattaagtaTAAATTGAATAGATAAGCCACAATATAACACGTGATATTCTCTAGGAAAACATCTTAGGTGACTTCTATCAACTGTATCTTTGTTAGCCTTGCAactaggtaagtgcacaaagatggtgataaaaaaggggggtataagtggacccttttttaaaaaaaatcaggtgaacttgaacttggaggcaaaatttgaaagtcatccactcaagatatgaagataatcaaagaacaaatattgtagtactttgaatctagtttccaaactactaaactttttcaaaattggataagattaagggggtcaaatccttcgcgcacgaaaaacaaaccttgattttttttcttttgaaaaaacataacagtgtctgacgtgcgcatcaaaaaagtcatagttatatttagtattttgaaaaatcctttggtagaaagatagttaagagtgagcattagaagatgtgtatttttttgtaattttttgttgagtttttttttaatttttttttaatgatttttccaatcgagcacatcctgaaaattaggtacctgttcgtgcacgaaataagttgcactaaaaacatcaaaaatacaatttttttttttaaattgtaaagaatcaagtgcaatacaataatatataattttttttaaatctagataattatatcaaaagttattaaaaaaatggtgcacctatgtctgtgagaactatggagacactggtaaaagaaattcaataataatatgttattgttgttcaaattttaaaaaaattatatggttagaaagctcagaaaatgggtgaaaatatgatgacaattttagaaatacccacttgatgaagtgtaaatgtaatgatgacaaagtcgataaaccaagttgataaaataaaacatgtcaaaatgaGGGAAAtcgagggaaatcaaacttccaaaacatagctttgtcatccaggcctatttccaagcctaaacaatcaaaagcgcgtacagggtacttatggtataaaaaagTGTgcacggggtacttatggtgtaagaagtgcatatgtgctatgtttactataaacaacacgtacaTGCTATGTTTGCTATAAACAACGCGTACGTGCTATGTTTGCTATAAACAACACATACGTGCTATGTTTGCTATAAACAACGCGTACGCGctatgtttgtttaaattttgggtgtgtgtataatatgatattgtattatagtatataatttttatataatatattaaatatatatatacacacatataagtgtattgtctccccctctcaagcgcatacaaggtgcctctctctctctctctctctccataccacatccctctctctctctctctctccctctctccccttctcccttcctccataccccatccctctctctcttcttctctccctccctccctccataccccactgtaactatgtctacacttctatataagtaagtgaatttatttcttgtctgcaacttcctctttgatttttatcatgtatgctctcctaagaaaattgactggtGGATTTGTGTGTGtctattgaataggaggaagaagggtatgaaattgaaccatgggtgcattaccatgacaaacaaggaaacccgcaacaatattcttctcgaatgagtttttaatgagcagagcatatgtggaaaatagtgtcaacaaaacaaaatgatgagtcagagtacctgcaatatgtttttcagaaggaaacaaccggtaggaagagaaagagggagaataaCAAAGATGATGTCcaggagaatgatagtggtgggtatgcgagatttcccatgttgttacacaatgcctgtcacccaaacaaattaaagtttgttgtaagcatggtagtggtagtatatgatgatcatcacttgtcaaaaggcttggaagggtacatacccatgaaagaaatcaagtgtgtaattcctatagtcacaatcgagattagtcctataaccttgcaaatttaataacatcatatgttttagaaaggcagtactcttacggttaggtcaagctcttacacttgctttttagcgaagcctagttgtttgttcgcttggagtctctcttatgctgacaatggtctaacttagctatatcagaACTAAACTATCGATGttttattgtatgatgttctattcataactttaaataatatatcattttattagcccaccatatgaccccttaggtgtcattagaggtcatattgtttcctaagaggtcatatggtgtcctgtgaccccttaggacaccatatgaccccttaagacaccatatgacccataacaacaccatatggtgtcctaaggggtcataggatgccatatgaccccttgggacaccatacaacccataacaacaccatatggtgttctaaagggtcatatggcatccataacaacaccatatgacatccataacaacaccatatggtgttctaaggggtcataggattccatatgaccccttgggacaccatacaacccataacaacaccatatggtgctctaaagggtcatatggtgttctatgac is a genomic window of Cryptomeria japonica chromosome 7, Sugi_1.0, whole genome shotgun sequence containing:
- the LOC131073756 gene encoding receptor-like protein 33: MLIAGVSKNEIEENPMKFSETVVWKLFGFALLLPICWVSCCPDDERKILLDFKRGLHDPSGRLKTWNDSTDCCNWEGIKCDNSRKHVIRLDLHNPFGNNPAMALQDSTSGVGSGSQIYLGSPSVESNRRDVLSPLFDLKMLQVLDLSYNAFNGVAVPQELPTLKYLQYLNLSNAGFVGKIPRELGNMSTLRFLDLSTNYYISSSSITIDDMKMWTGNMRVLEELLLDGVNMLQVTSDEWGKAISDMYSLRRLQMSNCMLSGPIPLSLANLSSLTHLQLGGNSFFSSIPARFHNLSKLVSLKISSCELNGSIPSDLLSLPNLQEVDFSANLDLGGNLSTILPRHSSRLKSLVLTATNVGGAIPDSIANISSLTFFDLSDCSVQGKLPPTIANLTALVMLDISNNKLKGSIPSFGVKRPLETPFPLAYIDLSFNQLKGSIPSMLFDAFGKLRYVDLSHNLLTGPIPSPDVNLTSLKWLDLSYNELNGTIPSLANIKPLGLLDLSNNLLSDKFPASVVQLLSLSTLDLSNNLLTGAIPRNISNLAKLKVLSLSSNRLRGNLSESHLHNLSSLVSLDISNNALTVKISPTWIPQNLFRTLKLRSCNMEGELPTFLVTQTSISILDLSDNRLWGNIPAWIWDSPVLVQLNLSHNKFSGALPSMLMGPKTLKVLDLHSNDLQDQLPLPPPSVVVLDLSENHFSASIPPEIGDYFLRYLSLFHNNLSGRIPPTLCNIPSRNMKILDFSYNSLTGKIPASLANCSSLVVLNLEKNCLEGELPAESGSMISLQTLKIGGNNLNGTLPTLANCKQLQILDVGDNRLTGNISSNGIQELSNLKILILRSNKFEGTVPADVSKIPSLQILDLSMNRLTGMIPVSISEMRGMANWSENTKVFEFAWLKDKIYVEKIIIRNKGLELEYVRSLSLVKCLDLSGNRISGHVPQGMGSLVGLIILNISRNNISGTIPESLGNMAQLESLDLSKNQLSGIIPAALVNLTYLSYLNMSYNNLTGMIPQGAQFATFEASSFSHNPGLHGLQLNESWSPSPKDESKPKKKEGVNKNRARKRIDRFIVFMGMSFGMGAGIIVAPLLFLKKRREKFFDLLDSILIWIVDLIPCEKCISCDKLQIVKISDGEDQEHSKESKKKLIRFCVRCTQIDRETKTIIYTKCIC